From Sporosarcina sp. Marseille-Q4943, the proteins below share one genomic window:
- the mtrB gene encoding trp RNA-binding attenuation protein MtrB, translating to MSHPEFIMIKAQEDGVNVIGLTRGNDTKFHHTEKLDRGEVMIAQFTEHTSAMKIRGKAEIHSAHGIVYSEGKE from the coding sequence ATGTCACACCCTGAATTTATTATGATCAAAGCGCAAGAAGACGGCGTGAATGTCATCGGACTGACAAGAGGCAATGATACAAAGTTTCATCACACCGAAAAGTTAGATCGTGGGGAAGTGATGATTGCCCAATTCACTGAGCATACGTCGGCCATGAAAATTCGAGGCAAAGCCGAAATTCATTCGGCGCACGGTATTGTCTACAGTGAAGGGAAAGAATAG
- the folE gene encoding GTP cyclohydrolase I FolE, which produces MTEVDLGKIEKAVSMILEAIGEDTEREGLLDTPKRVAKMYAEVFEGLHKDPKQYFETVFHENHDEVVLVKDIPFHSMCEHHLVPFYGHAHIAYIPRNGVVAGLSKLARAVETTAKRPQLQERITSTVANAMMDMLNPIGVYVIVEAEHMCMTMRGIKKPGAKTVTTVARGIYEHDDVKRAEILSLLK; this is translated from the coding sequence ATGACAGAAGTGGATCTCGGTAAGATAGAGAAAGCAGTTTCGATGATCCTAGAAGCGATAGGTGAGGACACCGAACGGGAAGGATTGCTCGACACCCCGAAACGGGTAGCAAAAATGTACGCGGAAGTTTTTGAAGGACTACATAAAGATCCAAAACAATATTTCGAAACGGTATTCCATGAGAATCACGACGAAGTGGTACTAGTAAAAGACATTCCGTTCCACTCAATGTGCGAACACCATCTCGTGCCGTTCTATGGACATGCCCATATTGCATACATACCGCGCAACGGAGTCGTTGCCGGACTGAGTAAATTGGCTAGAGCTGTCGAAACGACTGCTAAACGGCCACAATTGCAGGAAAGGATTACGTCAACTGTAGCTAACGCCATGATGGACATGCTCAATCCGATCGGCGTCTATGTCATTGTCGAGGCGGAACATATGTGCATGACGATGAGAGGGATTAAAAAGCCCGGTGCCAAAACAGTAACAACGGTCGCACGTGGTATTTACGAGCATGACGATGTGAAAAGAGCAGAAATTCTGTCTCTTCTGAAGTGA
- a CDS encoding polyprenyl synthetase family protein, producing MEKLKLMSLYADFRKDLSFIEKELERSVDSSSPVIRQASLLLLRAGGKRIRPIFVILSSKFGEYSMENVAKVAVSLELIHMASLVHDDVIDDSDVRRGFETVKARWNNRIAMYTGDYIFSRALVSIGEIEMPAVHQLLAETMLEICKGEIIQFEYQQKTDQTFRDYLRRIKRKTALLLSSSCELGALVSNASPEVVGKLKRFGYFAGMAFQIVDDILDITSTDEKLGKPAGSDLLNGHLTLPTLYIKDDPEFQPFLNRSFDGSLTEDERGRMLAYIRQSGAIEKSQQVSDMYLRKAIAEVESLPDNDAKKALLQIADFLGKRKF from the coding sequence TTGGAGAAATTGAAGTTAATGTCGCTTTACGCAGATTTCCGAAAGGATCTGTCATTCATCGAAAAGGAACTTGAACGATCCGTCGACTCCTCTTCCCCGGTCATTCGACAAGCATCCCTCCTGCTCCTGCGGGCAGGCGGAAAAAGGATACGTCCTATATTTGTCATCCTTTCATCCAAGTTCGGTGAATATTCGATGGAAAATGTGGCGAAAGTGGCAGTATCGCTGGAATTGATACACATGGCGTCCTTAGTGCATGATGATGTCATTGATGATTCCGATGTCCGCAGAGGATTTGAGACGGTGAAGGCAAGATGGAATAACCGGATTGCAATGTATACCGGCGACTATATCTTTTCGCGTGCACTCGTCTCCATCGGAGAAATTGAAATGCCAGCTGTTCACCAATTACTTGCGGAAACGATGTTGGAGATTTGTAAGGGCGAGATTATTCAATTTGAATACCAACAAAAAACGGATCAGACTTTCCGAGACTATTTACGTCGCATCAAGAGGAAAACAGCATTACTGCTCTCTTCCAGTTGTGAATTGGGAGCGCTTGTCTCCAATGCTAGCCCGGAAGTTGTCGGGAAGTTGAAGAGGTTCGGCTATTTTGCAGGGATGGCATTCCAAATCGTCGATGATATCCTCGACATTACGTCGACGGATGAAAAGCTTGGAAAGCCTGCAGGAAGTGATCTGTTGAACGGACATTTGACATTGCCGACGTTATACATAAAAGATGACCCTGAATTCCAACCATTTTTGAACCGTTCTTTCGACGGTTCATTGACGGAGGATGAGCGCGGCCGTATGCTTGCCTATATCCGCCAATCAGGCGCTATCGAAAAATCGCAGCAAGTTAGCGATATGTACTTGAGGAAAGCGATTGCGGAAGTGGAGTCTTTGCCTGATAATGACGCGAAGAAGGCACTTCTGCAAATTGCGGACTTCCTCGGAAAAAGAAAGTTCTAA
- the ndk gene encoding nucleoside-diphosphate kinase, whose amino-acid sequence MERTFLMVKPDGVQRNLIGEIVSRFESKGFTLVGGKLMQISQELAEQHYGEHKERPFFGELVDFITSGPVFAMVWEGENVISTARLMMGATNPKESAPGTIRGDFAVTVGKNIIHGSDSPESAVREINLFFKEEELVSYDKSMVSWIN is encoded by the coding sequence ATGGAAAGAACATTTTTAATGGTTAAACCTGATGGCGTTCAACGTAACCTAATCGGTGAAATCGTAAGCCGTTTTGAAAGCAAAGGTTTCACGTTGGTGGGCGGTAAATTGATGCAAATCAGCCAAGAGCTTGCTGAGCAGCACTACGGCGAACATAAGGAGCGCCCTTTCTTCGGGGAGCTTGTAGACTTCATCACTTCTGGACCAGTTTTCGCTATGGTTTGGGAAGGTGAAAACGTTATCTCAACAGCACGTTTGATGATGGGTGCGACAAATCCAAAGGAATCAGCTCCTGGAACAATCCGTGGCGATTTCGCTGTAACTGTCGGCAAAAACATCATCCACGGTTCAGATTCACCTGAATCTGCAGTTCGTGAAATCAATCTTTTCTTCAAAGAAGAAGAGCTTGTCAGCTATGACAAATCAATGGTTAGCTGGATCAACTAA
- a CDS encoding protein-glutamate O-methyltransferase CheR, with product MSDYIDFISKIKKKTGIDLSLYKEAQMKRRLTSLYEKRGFRNFSDYYTAIHNDNHLLDEFLDRMTINVSEFYRNAQRWDVLEKKIFPMLLAQNKKLKIWSAACSTGEEPYSLAMVLSSHVPLRDISILATDLDAGVLERAKVGLYPDRSLKEVPKNVLDKYFVNEGQHYQVKDEIKKTVQFKQQNLLRDPYGSGFDLIVCRNVMIYFTEEAKDQIYSDFSKALKPGGILFVGSTEQIFNPSKYGFESEETFFYRKL from the coding sequence ATGTCTGACTACATCGATTTCATATCGAAAATAAAGAAAAAGACTGGAATCGACTTATCACTATACAAAGAAGCCCAAATGAAAAGAAGGCTCACCTCCCTATATGAGAAAAGGGGATTTCGAAACTTTTCGGATTATTATACCGCCATACATAACGACAACCACCTACTAGACGAATTCCTCGACAGGATGACAATCAATGTTTCGGAATTTTACCGGAACGCACAACGGTGGGATGTCCTTGAAAAAAAGATTTTCCCTATGCTACTAGCCCAAAATAAAAAACTGAAAATATGGAGTGCCGCCTGTTCCACCGGCGAAGAACCCTATTCGCTAGCCATGGTCTTATCATCCCACGTGCCATTAAGAGACATATCGATATTAGCGACGGATCTCGACGCGGGAGTACTGGAGCGTGCGAAAGTCGGCCTCTATCCGGATAGGTCGTTGAAAGAAGTTCCGAAAAATGTGCTGGACAAGTATTTTGTCAATGAAGGACAGCATTACCAAGTGAAAGATGAAATAAAAAAGACAGTCCAGTTCAAACAACAGAACCTTTTAAGGGATCCGTACGGTTCGGGTTTCGACCTAATCGTATGCCGGAATGTGATGATTTACTTTACGGAAGAGGCGAAGGATCAAATCTACTCCGATTTTTCGAAAGCGTTAAAGCCAGGTGGAATCCTTTTCGTCGGAAGCACTGAACAGATTTTTAATCCATCGAAATACGGCTTCGAATCAGAAGAGACATTCTTTTACAGGAAACTTTGA
- a CDS encoding demethylmenaquinone methyltransferase: MGTSKEEKVHHVFEKIAVDYDKMNSVISFNQHKNWRNDIMKRMDVKKGSRALDVCCGTADWTISLAEAVGPDGYVTGLDFSESMLASGRPKVAKYDMVDLIQGNAMELPFPDNSFDYVTIGFGLRNVPDYGQVLKEMNRVLKPGGMAACLETSQSEIPVYRQLFRFYFKYIMPLFGKLFAKSYEEYSWLQESADDFPGAEQLAQMFVDAGFQEVSYKKYSGGAAAGHIAFK, translated from the coding sequence ATGGGGACGTCCAAAGAAGAGAAAGTCCATCACGTCTTTGAGAAGATCGCTGTTGATTACGATAAGATGAATTCCGTCATCAGCTTTAACCAACATAAAAATTGGCGTAATGATATTATGAAGCGGATGGATGTCAAAAAAGGATCCCGGGCATTGGATGTTTGCTGCGGTACGGCAGATTGGACAATTTCCTTGGCCGAGGCTGTCGGCCCCGACGGCTATGTAACCGGGCTTGATTTCAGTGAAAGTATGCTTGCATCTGGAAGACCTAAAGTCGCTAAATACGATATGGTGGATCTGATTCAGGGAAATGCGATGGAATTGCCTTTCCCAGACAATAGTTTCGATTACGTGACAATCGGATTCGGGCTACGTAACGTTCCGGATTATGGACAAGTCCTTAAAGAAATGAACCGTGTGCTGAAGCCAGGTGGGATGGCTGCATGCTTGGAGACGTCACAATCCGAAATTCCGGTATACCGCCAATTATTCCGTTTTTATTTTAAATACATCATGCCTTTATTTGGAAAGCTTTTTGCCAAAAGCTACGAAGAGTATTCATGGCTCCAAGAATCGGCGGACGACTTCCCTGGAGCGGAGCAGCTTGCCCAAATGTTCGTAGATGCCGGTTTTCAGGAAGTGTCTTATAAGAAGTATAGCGGTGGGGCTGCAGCAGGGCACATCGCATTCAAATAA
- a CDS encoding HU family DNA-binding protein: MNKTELINSVAEAAGLTKKDATKAVEAVFDTIQSTLAKGDKVQLIGFGNFEVRERAARKGRNPQSGEEIEIAASKVPAFKAGKALKDAVK, translated from the coding sequence GTGAACAAAACAGAATTGATCAACTCAGTTGCCGAAGCGGCAGGTCTGACGAAAAAAGACGCTACTAAAGCGGTTGAAGCTGTATTCGATACAATCCAATCGACACTTGCAAAAGGTGATAAAGTACAATTGATCGGATTCGGTAACTTCGAAGTACGTGAGCGTGCTGCTCGTAAAGGGCGTAACCCACAATCCGGAGAAGAAATCGAAATCGCAGCAAGCAAAGTTCCTGCGTTCAAAGCAGGTAAAGCGCTTAAAGATGCTGTTAAGTAA
- the spoIVA gene encoding stage IV sporulation protein A — protein sequence MKEELYENLARRTDGDIYIGVVGPVRVGKSTFVKRVMEEVVIPNMTDAGDRARAQDELPQSSPGPVIMTSEPKFVPAQGTQVSIGEGELSFQVRLADCVGYVIDGVKGYEDEDGPKYVHTPWHNEPIPFEEAARIGTDKVIRDHSTIGILVTTDGTVNNIPRAAAEVAEEEIVGKLKEIGKPFVIVLNSKMPAHDKTVALKDQLHERHGVPVIAISADQLNAQEIQLILKEALYEFPITDIEVQKPDWMDVLGSDHELNAAIDNVINEGFLVASKIRKVQELAERLKDEKYVRHAEVVEVDAGKGKATVNIEMDEQAFREVCEDIMQQEMKTKKDWLLFVKDAVKAKKSYDMYSEAIETAKKSGYGVALPTIDDFQPSPPELIKENNFYGVRMKAAAPSLHIIRIDMDAEFSPLIGSEFHSHHLLKELKNAYLHDRDALWQTQLFGTPLHEVMKESIRFKTSSVPPNARKRLRETIEQMVNDGNKGMITFIV from the coding sequence ATGAAAGAGGAATTATATGAAAATCTGGCTAGGAGAACGGACGGGGATATTTATATAGGTGTGGTCGGCCCTGTTCGTGTCGGAAAATCGACTTTCGTTAAAAGGGTGATGGAGGAGGTTGTCATACCGAATATGACGGATGCAGGTGATAGGGCAAGGGCGCAAGATGAATTGCCTCAAAGCTCGCCAGGTCCGGTCATTATGACGTCTGAACCGAAATTCGTTCCAGCACAAGGCACCCAAGTATCGATCGGGGAGGGGGAACTATCCTTCCAAGTTAGGCTTGCGGACTGTGTCGGTTATGTAATTGATGGAGTAAAAGGATACGAGGATGAGGACGGTCCAAAATACGTCCATACTCCATGGCATAACGAACCAATCCCGTTCGAAGAAGCGGCACGCATCGGCACGGACAAAGTAATTCGAGACCACTCCACAATAGGTATACTAGTGACGACGGACGGGACAGTGAACAATATTCCAAGAGCGGCTGCGGAGGTGGCCGAAGAGGAAATCGTAGGCAAGCTAAAGGAAATCGGTAAGCCTTTTGTCATTGTCTTGAATTCCAAAATGCCGGCCCATGACAAGACAGTTGCCTTGAAGGACCAATTGCATGAACGGCATGGGGTGCCGGTCATCGCCATTAGTGCAGATCAATTGAACGCCCAGGAAATCCAACTGATTTTGAAGGAAGCTTTATACGAGTTTCCGATCACGGACATTGAAGTGCAAAAGCCGGATTGGATGGACGTACTGGGATCCGACCATGAGCTGAATGCAGCAATCGACAATGTCATCAATGAAGGATTCCTCGTTGCATCTAAAATCCGGAAAGTACAAGAGCTGGCAGAACGCCTGAAGGATGAAAAGTACGTCAGGCATGCGGAAGTCGTCGAAGTGGATGCGGGGAAAGGAAAAGCTACTGTAAATATTGAAATGGATGAGCAAGCATTCCGTGAAGTCTGCGAAGACATCATGCAACAGGAAATGAAAACAAAAAAAGATTGGCTCCTTTTTGTTAAAGACGCTGTCAAAGCGAAAAAATCATATGATATGTACTCAGAAGCAATCGAAACCGCCAAAAAGAGCGGTTACGGAGTTGCTTTGCCTACAATTGACGATTTTCAGCCGTCACCACCGGAACTTATCAAGGAGAATAACTTCTACGGCGTCCGAATGAAGGCGGCAGCCCCATCCCTTCATATCATCCGTATCGACATGGACGCGGAATTCTCGCCATTGATCGGCTCTGAATTCCATAGCCACCACTTGCTGAAGGAATTGAAAAACGCTTACTTGCATGATAGGGATGCTCTTTGGCAGACACAGCTCTTCGGCACACCGTTGCATGAAGTGATGAAGGAAAGCATCCGATTCAAGACATCTTCCGTCCCGCCGAACGCTAGGAAAAGGCTTAGAGAAACAATCGAGCAAATGGTCAATGACGGCAATAAAGGCATGATAACGTTTATTGTATAG
- a CDS encoding heptaprenyl diphosphate synthase component 1: protein MDRQTINRYIQNYISEVEQSIQEPILDRELGKMPLDEAKAFFLLLPLLNDEEWTSEQNISAIAVGAVHAAFDMHDRVDILDATSKEQQLMVLSGDHFSGIHYRLLSSLPDFKLITSMSEMIGHINETKTDLLMEEYDGTEMLIDSMTSIESGCIGEFYRRYGFSRYTKIAETALGLIWFFKKLKNDPAIERVWSGNRIKKADIEDAISVLSSRLQNELAEAGFLTPFLRQEIHRFATPLLGKPT, encoded by the coding sequence ATGGACAGACAAACTATCAATCGATATATACAAAACTATATAAGCGAAGTCGAACAATCCATACAAGAGCCCATATTGGACAGGGAGCTTGGGAAGATGCCACTTGACGAAGCGAAGGCGTTTTTCCTCCTTTTACCGTTGTTGAATGACGAGGAATGGACTTCTGAGCAGAATATATCTGCGATTGCAGTAGGCGCTGTACATGCGGCCTTCGACATGCATGATAGAGTGGATATCTTAGATGCTACTTCCAAGGAGCAACAGCTAATGGTCCTATCAGGGGATCATTTCAGCGGCATCCACTATCGATTGTTATCTTCACTTCCCGATTTCAAGCTCATCACATCCATGTCGGAAATGATCGGGCACATTAACGAGACGAAAACGGATCTGTTGATGGAAGAATACGATGGAACTGAGATGCTCATCGATTCGATGACTAGCATTGAATCAGGTTGTATCGGTGAATTTTATAGAAGATATGGTTTTTCAAGATACACGAAAATTGCTGAAACGGCATTGGGGCTCATTTGGTTCTTCAAGAAGTTGAAGAATGACCCGGCCATCGAGCGTGTATGGTCAGGTAACAGAATTAAAAAGGCAGATATTGAAGATGCCATTTCTGTATTATCTTCAAGGTTGCAAAATGAGCTTGCCGAAGCAGGGTTTTTGACTCCTTTTTTAAGGCAGGAAATTCATAGGTTTGCGACGCCGCTATTAGGTAAACCTACTTAG
- a CDS encoding DUF2768 domain-containing protein, producing the protein MSSLDKMWLSFYAMGFMAISMGLIYLSRHKLSNRLIKFLFALIAYSLLIFSFFAMVYLVFSGPTGGAR; encoded by the coding sequence TTGTCCTCTTTGGATAAAATGTGGCTGTCGTTTTATGCAATGGGTTTCATGGCAATTTCCATGGGACTCATCTATTTGAGCAGACATAAACTATCAAATAGATTAATAAAATTCTTATTTGCCCTTATCGCGTATTCCTTATTGATCTTTTCATTTTTCGCGATGGTTTACCTTGTATTCAGCGGGCCAACGGGGGGAGCGAGATGA